The following are encoded together in the Brassica napus cultivar Da-Ae chromosome A9, Da-Ae, whole genome shotgun sequence genome:
- the LOC106454037 gene encoding uncharacterized protein LOC106454037, with the protein MSTLETPKSITGVNLPPTASGGDASTRGKAKDAQTYDMEDSESEPEPDKEAPNEATKAESPMVPYLEQMFSKRLDAMQSMVERLPEVAPPIRKSNPDSYDVEITLIEMPRKFSFPSIKAYEGTTDPGDHITQYRQRMLAVALPKDSLEATMCKRFGSTLTGPTLQWYINLPSRSIASFAILCDKFGEQFASSRDLHKTSDGLYEILQHWTEPLQGYIARFNQEKVAISEYTSPTVISAFKRGMLLDGDLYKELIKYQCKTMEDVLSRAWAQIPELADQEGKRDGSVHVARHLSPLRLKAGTDQCSEADGPTGQVALEDESVWCDFHRDHGHKTEDCIALKIKVNELLKKGHLREFLSEKAKSHLSKKITGKPTEATPFLPPRQDRKIHVISGGSKISGISHAAEKSTWNAKHGLEAAKPKRLVLGVGPNFGQDRNGPRS; encoded by the exons ATGTCGACTCTGGAGACACCCAAATCCATAACGGGTGTGAACCTCCCACCTACTGCGTCTGGAGGAGACGCATCAACGCGCGGAAAGGCTAAGGATGCTCAGACCTATGACATGGAAGACAGCGAATCTGAGCCGGAACCCGATAAGGAAGCACCTAACGAAGCAACGAAAGCGGAATCTCCTATGGTCCCATACCTGGAGCAGATGTTCTCCAAGAGGCTCGATGCCATGCAGTCCATGGTAGAGAGGCTCCCAGAGGTAGCTCCCCCCATCCGGAAGAGCAACCCAGACTCCTATGATGTTGAGATCACCTTGATCGAGATGCCCAGGAAGTTCTCCTTCCCCAGCATAAAGGCGTATGAAGGCACTACCGATCCGGGTGACCACATCACCCAATACAGACAAAGGATGCTTGCTGTAGCACTCCCAAAAGATTCGCTTGAAGCTACCATGTGCAAACGGTTCGGCTCAACCCTGACCGGACCCACTCTGCAATGGTACATCAACCTACCCTCCAGGTCCATAGCCTCTTTCGCGATTCTCTGTGATAAGTTCGGGGAACAATTCGCCAGCAGCAGGGACCTGCATAAAACCTCTGATGGCCTCTATGAAATCCTCCAACACTGGACAGAACCCCTACAAGGctacatagcccgcttcaaTCAAGAGAAGGTGGCTATTTCTGAATACACCAGCCCCACTGTTATCTCTGCCTTCAAAAGAGGCATGCTCCTCGACGGGGACCTCTATAAGGAGCTAATCAAATACCAGTGCAAAACCATGGAAGACGTCCTATCCCGAGCTTGGGCACAG ATACCAGAACTGGCCGATCAAGAAGGCAAAAGGGATGGCAGTGTTCACGTGGCTAGACATCTCTCACCTCTCCGTCTCAAGGCCGGAACTGATCAATGTTCTGAGgcagatgggccaacaggtcAAGTGGCCTTAGAAGATGAAAGCGTCTGGTGCGACTTCCATCGAGACCACGGTCACAAAACGGAGGACTGCATCGCACTGAAGATCAAGGTCAATGAGTTGCTTAAGAAAGGACACCTCAGGGAGTTCCTTTCCGAGAAGGCCAAGAGTCATCTAAGCAAGAAGATAACGGGGAAGCCCACTGAAGCTACTCCCTTCTTGCCACCTCGACAGGACCGAAAGATACATGTCATATCTGGCGGTTCGAAGATCAGCGGCATAAGCCATGCAGCCGAAAAAAGCACATGGAACGCCAAGCACGGCCTAGAGGCGGCCAAGCCAAAACGGCTGGTCCTGggtgttggacccaattttggtcaaGACCGAAATGGGCCCCGATCGTAG